In the Vanessa cardui chromosome 10, ilVanCard2.1, whole genome shotgun sequence genome, one interval contains:
- the LOC124532976 gene encoding clavesin-1-like encodes MPGKLEQQSLEVEYKKTGINPSDIAALRRWLKTQPHLPEKYITDLDLILTYFCCYQSSEVSKQVLDLHFTLKTLFTNLFHNRVVDERLLKTLNVVLVMPLQMRSYNNHYIVYHRLIDYDTKNFVFSDIIRAVLMLMDLRQYEDGTWPGFIILIDLSGVSLSHITKLDLQTVQQLLYYLQEAMLVKLKGLHFMNAPSYVDKLLMVIKPFLKKELMNQLCIHQVGSNTIEKFMPIEALPKDAGGQYKTFEEAKKYTIEKVLANKDFFVNENKKRVVESLRPGKPKTITDIFGGVEGSFKKLEID; translated from the exons ATGCCCGGCAAGCTAGAGCAACAGTCCCTGGAGGTGGAGTACAAGAAGACAGGCATTAATCCATCTGACATCGCCGCTTTACGGCGTTGGCTCAAAACGCAACCTCACCTgcctgaaaaatatataaccg ATCTCGACTTAATCCTCACTTACTTTTGCTGCTACCAAAGTTCAGAAGTGTCAAAACAAGTGTTAGATCTTCATTTTACTCTGAAGACGCTTTTCACGAATTTATTTCACAACAGAGTTGTCGATGAAAGATTATTGAAAACTTTAAATGTCGT CTTGGTGATGCCGCTTCAAATGCGATCGTACaataatcattacattgtataccATCGACTTATCGACTATGATACCAAGAATTTCGTCTTCTCAGATATAATCAG GGCAGTACTTATGTTAATGGATTTGAGGCAGTACGAGGACGGCACCTGGCCGGGATTCATCATTCTGATTGATCTAAGCGGTGTCTCGCTTAGCCATATCACGAAGCTCGATCTGCAGACAGTGCAAcagttgttatattatttacag GAAGCAATGCTAGTAAAGCTAAAGGGATTGCACTTCATGAACGCGCCGTCATATGTAGACAAGTTGCTTATGGTGATCAAACCGTTCTTGAAAAAGGAACTGATGAACCAACTCTGTATCCATCAAGTTGGGTCAAATACGATTGAGAAATTTATGCCAATTGAAGCACTGCCCAAGGACGCTGGGGGCCAATATAAGACCTTTGAAGAAGCAAAga AATATACAATTGAAAAGGTTCTAGCAAATAAGGATTTCtttgtaaatgaaaacaaaaagagAGTCGTGGAGTCCCTAAGGCCTGGCAAACCGAAGACAATTACTGATATATTTGGTGGAGTAGAGGGTTCTTTTAAGAAATtagaaatagattaa
- the LOC124532681 gene encoding alpha-tocopherol transfer protein-like translates to MKQISLDEEYAKDTGITPQDIAELRQWLQTQPHLPEKYITDLDLILAYHCCHNSSGLTKQVLDLNLTLRTLFHNIFKDRYNERIEKLMSNLLLTPLSMRTKEGYVILYTRLLNSDPKIFHFGDAVKAVLMVIELYQYEQGTWPGMLLTVDFKGVSLAHFAKIDLFSLQHFLYYLQEAILLRLKGMHFLNAPPFIDKLLVMMKPFMKKELMDMLHIHTADSKNLKDYLPVEALPNDSGGNAESNDKHKDMVLAKLRDYKPYFEEESHKRVTESLRPGKQKTISDIFGGVEGSFKKLEID, encoded by the exons ATGAAGCAGATATCCTTGGATGAAGAATATGCAAAGGATACAGGGATAACGCCGCAGGATATCGCAGAGTTGAGACAATGGCTTCAAACGCAGCCTCATTTGccagaaaaatatataacag ATCTGGACCTCATTCTAGCATATCATTGCTGCCACAACAGTTCAGGACTAACGAAACAAGTTCTAGATTTGAATTTAACGCTACGGACGCTCTTCCATAACATTTTTAAGGATCGTTATAATGAACGCATCGAAAAATTGATGTCAAACCT ATTGCTTACACCGCTGTCGATGCGAACGAAAGAAGGCTATGTCATTTTATACACCCGACTCTTGAACAGCGACCCAAAGATCTTTCATTTCGGTGATGCAGTaaa AGCGGTGCTCATGGTCATTGAATTGTATCAGTATGAACAAGGCACGTGGCCAGGAATGCTTCTTACGGTTGACTTTAAAGGCGTGAGCCTGGCTCACTTCGCGAAAATCGATTTGTTCAGTTTACAACATTTTCTCTACTACCTTCAG GAAGCAATACTTTTGAGGCTAAAAGGAATGCATTTTTTGAACGCTCCACCATTTATCGACAAGTTGTTGGTCATGATGAAACCATTTATGAAGAAAGAGCTGATGGACATGTTACACATCCATACTGCTGATTCTAAGAACCTAAAAGATTACCTTCCTGTCGAGGCGCTGCCAAACGATTCTGGTGGCAACGCCGAAAGTAATGATAAACATAAAG ATATGGTTTTGGCGAAATTAAGAGATTACAAGCCATATTTTGAGGAAGAGAGTCACAAGCGGGTAACGGAATCTCTAAGGCCGGGAAAACAGAAGACAATATCAGATATATTTGGAGGGGTCGAAGGGTCTTTCAAAAAGTTAGAAATTGATTAA